One part of the Treponema peruense genome encodes these proteins:
- a CDS encoding Ig-like domain-containing protein, with protein sequence MNKKFTVLSVIMAFASVFVWAKKDVSEISVGAKNSWQEKFDINEKKPGKYNIMVTAEDKAGNVAVEGPYNIYIDPESDLPVVGITNPAEGMRVPGNLNIVGTCIDDDTVTGVYLVLDGDEENPVKAEGTEFWSYYLPTTELLEGPHTIEVYGVDDGNPGAYKDADGNVDETKVVPKTGRRAKVMWQLDRRAPVIEVTNKYMGELVSGKMTLAGRVTDGNGIKSLEYSLDGGKYYKDVKLKYSKYKETDKNGNSGEWRFEVPVDTTKFGDGASACWFKATDCAGSIGNFAFLYFIDNTKPDVKIVSPAEGEAANGIFTVAGYAKDIIGLSKLTWQWGSETGEFTLTPGNPYWIKEVNSIGKSKSETFSVTAVDTMGNTVTVKRVIPLDQEADKPVVTVGYPSAGTVVEGSDGSLYLRGFVTDDDGPASVTFSVDGGEEHTLDCSGVFYASVPGEFAAGSHTLSLYATDKFGLRGNTVTSAFVSKGSPVSFAQPEYTSSGTKTAFTDGMTVNPEADGTYGIRVSSDCGLSSVSWSVDWGTTGTIPGSLTLAGGEKSAYVSIPLYGDNFPWGVSKITVKATDIYGRESVKNSIVNVLDLTKINTSAPGVYFDDSYVEEDGAVLAGDIPVAGYFAGGTIALVETVPAMRAVSVTNEGNVILVSSAASSKEFSVRVTTDAGAVYESRAMHFYEKPVLPSITLDPSDSYNTERGIPFSFETTDTTLSISGKVTSAGAATLKYRILAVRAEMPSSAGGLVVSSAPVTPTEFTDISLSRRGNFTLDNLGFDTFADGISVVEFVAEDEAGNKTAAAVFVRKIPYAPAEPVVGADGKPVKKDVPRVYWLSGHDYYGVCVYQGTVDSEFKYVRADEVRADAAPMVFTVTPTDLEANKKASSYSSEPLSVRSESRLSAAISTVDGAAYKNGMTIVLDRNTSAEAGRKAVVQIKSNAAVSNVAYKIEGTETAGGNSLQNGSAAVKTITDGREYQAEIPLANLPAGITKISAVVTDATGAKKTATGTIVILRNHAVLDSEPRVYWTASDGVYFDSERSAYVLKDGASLTGYANVPSEVTASVRGGTAGLEVSCESKLIKLKATADGVYKNVAVRLTGSDGSKYDASSVNIIADSALPSITLAKSFNLNFVGSKFDIEGTVSDANGINSLEYALWDEKPAAVPAEGKSKSSEKTQALEEQTAVPEPVWNSVRVTKSGAFYSEINLDSFEDGYVPVTLRATDGTGRVSYFNGTVFKDTTAPLVSVIIPEAGAVINGENTIAFSVKDNGLVQNIVYRDDNGANKNSFDIYKTPDMVPLKTKQDDEGTEVKYRDENDINVTLNSSMPNARVGTKIMPVGNGMSFVFTDALGNSTSVNKWEFSVDEESDKPRAEIHLPEENQVITTDFTITGVIYDDDGPCKVLFKIDDGEYQTVSEELASSYKINVPLAAMTDNEHTVTVYAVDINGVRGDSVSRKFRISLEEPKGGVTLPEISSTVKETVEIKGWASDKNGISRVQVSVDNGATFNDAKGTTEWSYTFDTRIIQDGTHVVFIKIWDGYGITGLYSSLINIDNTAPSLSLELPLDDSKTTKNIFFSGQTTDNIGLTDLYITVRSLDNKKIPERLSKRNLVPDEIISQALDISELDNGFYNIELTGTDAAGNITRVSRNIQLDKTKPLAKIDLLYPLNGSSHSGMFNIYGTAVSEHEDPVVSIDLYLDGHLVPGLESAQVTPSGYFKFLMKQTFATAGQEVSEQDSSEDGTESAVAEPFVLKDGEHRYQAVAVTKSGKRIISNEQTFIYNSYGPWVTLDTFTYGDFAMNRPLLKGKSGYEVSPEEAALLKDKATPSEVKAAIAAKKVRQVFISFNNGKTYEPVSDVNKGAWQYRVENLDIPAGLHFMLIKAEMYNGENAMTRVVVQVDRTLPSIRLISPGEGGRYNQELKFDGLSSDNIDLKNVNLFLRKGDKASYEVPGFIQGLYFDVSMWGATFYNVGIGLTAFDNAVKVQANFGQFTQEQRDMVSEFLGLEKSYLRFGGNVIGAKIIAQLAYIPFRYFFGRDWDWLSASVSIGANFSYFTDSGASIVTGEKVPQMLSAALMQVEFPRVTIQNWKMFRTWSLYAEPQIWFIPSDIASDDARKYLFTASFGLRTSVF encoded by the coding sequence ATGAATAAAAAGTTTACAGTTTTATCAGTAATTATGGCTTTTGCATCGGTTTTTGTCTGGGCAAAGAAAGATGTATCAGAGATTTCTGTCGGTGCCAAAAACAGCTGGCAGGAAAAGTTTGATATAAACGAAAAAAAGCCCGGCAAGTACAACATTATGGTTACTGCAGAAGACAAAGCCGGTAATGTGGCCGTAGAAGGACCTTACAATATTTACATAGACCCCGAATCTGACCTTCCTGTAGTGGGAATAACGAATCCTGCCGAAGGAATGCGTGTGCCGGGTAACCTTAACATAGTCGGAACATGTATTGATGACGATACTGTTACCGGCGTTTACCTTGTTCTGGACGGCGATGAAGAAAACCCGGTTAAGGCAGAAGGCACTGAATTCTGGTCATATTATCTTCCTACAACCGAACTTCTTGAAGGACCGCATACTATAGAAGTTTACGGTGTCGATGACGGAAACCCCGGTGCGTACAAAGATGCGGACGGCAATGTTGATGAAACAAAGGTTGTCCCCAAGACAGGCCGCCGTGCCAAAGTTATGTGGCAGCTTGACCGCCGTGCCCCTGTTATTGAAGTTACAAACAAATACATGGGAGAACTTGTAAGCGGAAAAATGACCCTTGCCGGACGTGTTACCGACGGAAACGGCATAAAGAGCCTTGAGTACAGTCTTGACGGCGGAAAATACTATAAAGACGTTAAACTTAAATATTCAAAATACAAGGAAACCGACAAAAACGGAAACTCCGGCGAATGGAGGTTTGAAGTTCCGGTAGATACGACAAAGTTCGGCGACGGGGCTTCTGCCTGCTGGTTCAAGGCAACTGACTGCGCCGGTTCCATAGGAAACTTTGCATTCCTTTATTTTATAGATAATACCAAACCTGATGTAAAAATAGTGTCGCCTGCAGAAGGAGAAGCCGCAAACGGAATATTCACTGTCGCCGGATACGCAAAAGACATTATAGGGCTTTCAAAACTTACATGGCAGTGGGGAAGTGAAACCGGCGAATTTACCCTTACACCGGGAAACCCTTACTGGATCAAAGAAGTCAATTCAATAGGAAAGTCAAAGTCAGAAACCTTCAGTGTAACCGCCGTTGATACAATGGGGAACACAGTTACCGTAAAAAGGGTAATACCTTTGGACCAGGAAGCAGACAAACCTGTTGTAACTGTAGGATATCCTTCTGCGGGAACTGTCGTGGAAGGTTCAGACGGTTCACTTTACCTGCGCGGTTTTGTAACAGACGACGACGGTCCTGCAAGCGTGACATTTTCTGTAGACGGCGGTGAAGAGCATACACTGGACTGTTCCGGCGTATTCTATGCTTCTGTTCCGGGGGAATTTGCAGCCGGCAGCCACACACTTTCACTTTACGCAACAGACAAATTCGGTTTAAGGGGAAACACGGTAACATCTGCATTTGTTTCAAAAGGTTCACCTGTTTCTTTTGCACAGCCTGAATATACTTCTTCCGGAACAAAAACTGCATTTACCGACGGAATGACAGTAAACCCCGAAGCAGACGGAACCTACGGAATACGCGTTTCTTCTGACTGCGGGCTTTCTTCGGTAAGCTGGAGCGTGGACTGGGGCACAACCGGAACAATTCCCGGAAGCCTTACACTTGCCGGCGGTGAAAAAAGTGCATACGTAAGTATTCCGCTTTATGGTGACAACTTTCCGTGGGGCGTTTCAAAAATAACTGTTAAGGCAACAGACATTTACGGCCGCGAGTCGGTAAAAAATTCTATTGTTAACGTACTGGATCTTACAAAGATAAATACTTCTGCACCGGGCGTTTACTTTGACGACTCCTATGTAGAAGAAGACGGTGCAGTTCTGGCAGGAGACATTCCTGTTGCGGGATATTTTGCAGGCGGAACCATCGCTCTTGTAGAAACAGTTCCTGCAATGCGTGCGGTTTCTGTAACAAATGAAGGAAACGTAATTCTTGTTTCTTCGGCCGCATCTTCAAAAGAATTTTCCGTAAGGGTCACTACAGATGCTGGTGCTGTTTACGAGTCACGCGCAATGCACTTTTACGAAAAACCCGTGCTTCCTTCAATAACACTTGACCCGTCTGACTCTTACAATACAGAGCGCGGAATTCCGTTCAGCTTTGAAACAACTGACACCACACTTTCCATAAGCGGAAAAGTCACTTCTGCGGGAGCGGCTACACTTAAGTACAGAATTCTTGCGGTCAGGGCCGAAATGCCGTCTTCTGCAGGAGGTCTTGTTGTTTCTTCGGCTCCTGTAACTCCTACAGAATTTACAGATATTTCATTGAGCCGCCGCGGAAATTTTACGCTGGACAATCTTGGTTTTGATACTTTTGCAGACGGAATTTCTGTCGTGGAGTTTGTTGCAGAAGACGAGGCTGGAAACAAAACTGCAGCCGCGGTGTTTGTAAGAAAAATTCCGTATGCACCGGCTGAACCTGTTGTGGGTGCGGACGGAAAACCTGTAAAAAAAGATGTTCCGCGCGTGTACTGGCTTAGCGGACACGATTATTACGGCGTCTGCGTTTACCAGGGAACAGTCGACTCTGAGTTCAAATATGTGCGTGCAGATGAAGTGCGTGCAGATGCGGCCCCGATGGTATTTACCGTAACACCGACTGACCTTGAGGCAAACAAAAAAGCGTCTTCCTATTCTTCAGAGCCGCTGAGCGTACGTTCTGAAAGCAGACTTTCTGCAGCAATTTCTACTGTAGACGGTGCGGCTTACAAAAACGGAATGACAATTGTTCTTGACAGAAACACTTCTGCAGAAGCAGGCCGCAAAGCCGTTGTTCAGATTAAGTCAAATGCAGCCGTTTCAAATGTTGCATATAAAATAGAAGGAACAGAAACTGCCGGCGGAAACTCTTTGCAGAATGGTTCTGCCGCTGTGAAAACAATTACCGACGGACGCGAATACCAGGCAGAAATTCCGCTTGCAAATCTTCCTGCGGGAATTACAAAAATTTCTGCTGTGGTAACTGATGCAACAGGCGCAAAAAAGACTGCAACAGGAACAATTGTTATTTTAAGAAATCATGCAGTTCTGGACAGTGAGCCGCGCGTTTACTGGACTGCTTCTGACGGCGTGTACTTTGACAGTGAACGCAGTGCTTATGTTCTTAAAGACGGAGCTTCTCTTACAGGATACGCAAATGTTCCTTCAGAAGTTACGGCTTCTGTGCGCGGCGGAACAGCAGGTCTTGAAGTAAGCTGCGAGTCAAAGCTCATTAAGCTTAAGGCAACAGCCGACGGTGTTTACAAAAATGTGGCCGTAAGACTTACCGGAAGCGACGGTTCAAAATATGACGCATCTTCTGTAAATATAATTGCAGATTCAGCATTGCCTTCGATAACTCTTGCAAAGTCCTTTAACCTTAACTTTGTGGGAAGCAAATTCGACATAGAAGGAACGGTTTCTGATGCAAACGGAATAAACAGCCTTGAATATGCACTTTGGGATGAAAAACCTGCCGCTGTTCCGGCTGAAGGAAAATCAAAGTCTTCTGAAAAAACTCAGGCTTTGGAAGAACAGACTGCCGTTCCCGAACCAGTGTGGAATTCTGTCAGGGTTACAAAGAGCGGTGCTTTCTATTCAGAAATAAATCTTGACAGTTTTGAAGACGGATATGTTCCGGTTACGCTGCGTGCAACTGACGGTACTGGACGCGTTTCTTATTTTAACGGAACTGTCTTTAAGGACACAACTGCGCCTTTGGTAAGTGTTATTATTCCTGAAGCCGGTGCTGTCATTAACGGTGAAAATACAATTGCATTCTCTGTAAAGGATAACGGTCTTGTTCAGAATATAGTTTACAGGGACGACAACGGCGCAAACAAAAATTCATTTGACATTTACAAAACGCCTGATATGGTTCCGCTTAAGACAAAACAGGATGATGAAGGTACAGAAGTAAAATACCGCGACGAAAATGACATTAACGTTACGCTCAATTCTTCTATGCCGAATGCCCGCGTCGGAACAAAAATCATGCCTGTCGGTAACGGAATGTCTTTTGTGTTTACTGACGCTTTGGGGAATTCAACTTCTGTAAACAAGTGGGAATTCTCTGTTGACGAAGAGAGCGACAAGCCGCGTGCAGAAATTCACCTTCCCGAAGAAAACCAGGTAATTACTACTGACTTTACGATTACTGGTGTTATTTACGATGATGACGGTCCGTGCAAAGTTCTGTTCAAAATAGATGACGGTGAGTACCAGACTGTTTCTGAAGAACTTGCTTCGAGTTACAAAATAAATGTTCCGCTTGCTGCAATGACAGACAACGAACATACGGTTACTGTTTACGCAGTTGACATTAACGGTGTGCGCGGTGACAGTGTTTCACGTAAGTTCAGGATTTCGCTTGAAGAACCGAAGGGCGGTGTAACCCTTCCCGAAATAAGCAGCACCGTAAAGGAAACTGTTGAAATAAAAGGATGGGCAAGCGACAAAAACGGAATAAGTCGCGTCCAGGTTTCTGTAGATAACGGCGCTACGTTCAACGACGCAAAGGGTACTACGGAATGGTCTTATACTTTTGACACACGCATTATTCAGGACGGAACCCACGTTGTGTTCATAAAGATTTGGGACGGCTACGGAATTACCGGCCTTTATTCTTCGCTTATCAATATAGACAACACTGCGCCCAGTCTTTCATTGGAACTGCCGCTTGACGATTCCAAAACGACAAAAAATATTTTCTTTAGCGGTCAGACAACAGACAATATTGGTCTTACCGATCTTTACATTACGGTAAGAAGTCTTGACAACAAAAAGATTCCGGAGCGTCTTTCAAAGAGAAATCTTGTTCCTGATGAAATTATTTCACAGGCGCTCGATATTTCTGAACTGGACAACGGTTTCTACAATATTGAACTTACAGGAACAGATGCTGCCGGCAATATTACGCGTGTAAGCCGCAACATTCAGCTTGACAAGACAAAGCCGCTTGCAAAGATAGATCTGCTTTATCCTCTTAACGGTTCATCGCATTCAGGCATGTTCAACATTTATGGTACTGCAGTAAGCGAGCATGAAGACCCGGTTGTGAGCATTGACCTCTATCTTGACGGACATCTTGTTCCGGGGCTTGAAAGTGCACAGGTGACCCCGAGCGGATACTTTAAGTTCCTTATGAAACAGACATTTGCTACTGCCGGCCAGGAAGTTTCTGAACAAGATTCTTCTGAAGACGGAACAGAATCTGCAGTTGCAGAGCCGTTTGTTCTTAAGGATGGTGAACACAGGTACCAGGCTGTTGCTGTCACAAAAAGCGGAAAACGCATTATTTCGAATGAGCAGACTTTTATTTACAATTCTTACGGTCCGTGGGTTACGCTCGACACATTCACTTACGGCGACTTTGCAATGAACCGTCCTCTTCTTAAGGGAAAATCCGGTTATGAGGTAAGCCCCGAAGAAGCGGCACTCCTTAAGGACAAAGCCACGCCGAGTGAAGTAAAAGCTGCCATTGCCGCAAAAAAAGTACGCCAGGTTTTCATAAGCTTTAACAACGGAAAGACTTACGAGCCTGTTTCTGACGTTAACAAGGGTGCATGGCAGTACCGCGTTGAAAATCTTGATATTCCGGCCGGACTTCATTTTATGCTCATCAAGGCAGAAATGTATAACGGTGAAAATGCAATGACTAGGGTTGTTGTACAGGTAGACAGAACGCTGCCGTCAATAAGACTCATTTCACCGGGCGAAGGCGGAAGATACAATCAGGAACTCAAGTTTGACGGTCTTTCTTCTGACAACATTGACCTTAAGAACGTAAATCTTTTCCTGCGCAAGGGAGACAAGGCTTCTTACGAGGTTCCGGGATTCATTCAGGGACTTTACTTTGATGTTTCTATGTGGGGCGCAACTTTCTACAACGTGGGAATAGGCCTTACGGCCTTTGACAATGCCGTTAAAGTTCAGGCAAACTTCGGACAGTTTACGCAGGAACAGAGAGATATGGTAAGTGAATTCCTTGGCCTCGAAAAGTCATACCTGCGATTTGGCGGAAACGTAATAGGAGCGAAGATTATTGCACAGCTTGCGTATATTCCGTTCAGATATTTCTTTGGACGTGACTGGGACTGGTTGAGCGCAAGTGTTTCTATAGGCGCAAACTTCTCTTACTTTACTGATTCGGGTGCCTCTATCGTAACAGGCGAAAAAGTTCCGCAGATGCTTTCTGCTGCCCTTATGCAGGTTGAATTCCCGCGCGTGACTATACAGAACTGGAAGATGTTCAGAACCTGGTCGCTTTATGCCGAACCGCAAATCTGGTTTATTCCGTCTGATATTGCCAGCGATGATGCCCGCAAGTACTTGTTTACCGCATCATTCGGTTTACGTACAAGTGTGTTTTAA
- the ftsH gene encoding ATP-dependent zinc metalloprotease FtsH, with protein MSNEQDDNKKKDNDPYDFFKLSIDDPKDDKKGSNDKKPKKMPFWTMLLVLVGILAVVNLLFVSRPDNLIDFSEFRNYVEQGKIVRVELGENYFIGYGSNASVPAAQKNFPFLGSQADSSEVYKTSGVLMESFIKLLDEKGVDYKFVTRQNNYFIQLLLNLIIPFGFIFLMYFFIFRKMGGGMGGMGSILGGGGKSKAVDEGKVKTRFSDVAGVDEAKEELMEVVDFLKSPKKYTDIGGKIPKGVLLVGPPGTGKTLLARAVAGEAGVPFFRISGSDFVEMFVGVGASRVRDLFRTAREKAPCIIFIDELDAIGKSRVNNLGGNDEREQTLNQLLVEMDGFDNEKGLIILAATNRPDILDPALLRPGRFDRQVPVEKPDVQGREQILRIHAKNVKLDDDVDFVSIAHGTTGFAGADLANVVNEAALLAVRNGHKKVCMDDFNEAIDKVSIGLKKKTRKENEKEMRLVSVHETGHALVGAFTPDYPPVNKITVVPRSHGVGGFTQYREEEEKNFQTKKDMLNEVDALLGGRAAEQIVLGDISTGASNDIAQATNILKRMIIDFGMSDRFRNMTLGKGVLGNAGSEPVLVREFSEDTQKFIDDEIARVMDERYTHVLSLLESHKTLLDYISSRLLEKETMDGKEFMEIIKAEDHCKELESAATANAAAQQNGGAENLPAVTEEKPARKRASSKKATSAAEKDAGAETKPARRGRKPAAKKEDK; from the coding sequence ATGAGCAACGAACAGGATGACAATAAAAAAAAGGACAATGATCCTTACGACTTTTTTAAGCTTTCGATAGATGATCCAAAAGACGACAAAAAGGGCAGCAACGACAAAAAGCCAAAAAAGATGCCGTTCTGGACAATGCTACTGGTTCTTGTGGGAATTCTTGCAGTAGTAAATCTTCTTTTTGTATCACGCCCTGACAATCTTATTGACTTTTCTGAATTCAGAAATTATGTAGAACAGGGAAAAATTGTCCGCGTAGAACTGGGCGAAAATTATTTTATAGGCTACGGTTCAAACGCTTCTGTTCCGGCTGCACAAAAGAATTTTCCGTTTTTGGGAAGCCAGGCCGATTCTTCAGAAGTGTACAAGACAAGCGGCGTCCTTATGGAAAGTTTTATAAAACTTCTTGACGAAAAGGGCGTGGACTACAAGTTTGTTACAAGACAGAATAATTATTTTATACAGCTTCTTCTTAATCTCATAATTCCGTTTGGCTTTATTTTCCTTATGTACTTCTTTATCTTCCGCAAAATGGGCGGCGGAATGGGAGGCATGGGTTCTATTCTTGGCGGCGGCGGCAAGTCAAAGGCTGTTGATGAAGGCAAGGTAAAAACACGTTTTTCTGATGTAGCCGGTGTTGATGAAGCAAAAGAGGAACTTATGGAAGTTGTTGATTTTCTTAAATCCCCAAAAAAATATACTGATATTGGCGGTAAGATTCCGAAGGGTGTTCTTCTTGTAGGACCTCCGGGAACAGGTAAAACACTTCTTGCCCGCGCTGTTGCAGGAGAAGCAGGCGTTCCGTTCTTTAGAATAAGCGGCTCTGACTTTGTTGAAATGTTTGTCGGTGTAGGTGCCAGCCGTGTGCGTGATTTGTTCAGAACTGCCCGCGAAAAGGCTCCGTGCATTATCTTTATTGACGAACTTGATGCCATCGGCAAGAGCCGTGTAAACAATCTTGGCGGAAACGACGAGCGCGAACAGACTCTTAACCAGCTTCTTGTAGAGATGGACGGTTTTGACAACGAAAAGGGGCTTATTATTCTTGCAGCCACAAACCGCCCTGACATTCTGGACCCGGCACTTCTTAGACCTGGAAGATTTGACAGACAGGTTCCGGTAGAAAAGCCTGACGTTCAGGGACGCGAACAGATTCTGCGCATTCACGCAAAGAATGTAAAGCTCGATGACGATGTGGATTTTGTTTCTATAGCACACGGAACTACAGGATTTGCCGGCGCAGACCTTGCCAACGTGGTTAATGAAGCTGCGCTTCTTGCTGTACGCAACGGACACAAGAAAGTATGCATGGACGACTTTAACGAAGCAATAGATAAAGTAAGCATTGGTCTCAAGAAAAAGACGCGCAAGGAAAATGAAAAGGAAATGCGCCTTGTTTCTGTTCACGAAACAGGACATGCCCTTGTCGGTGCCTTTACTCCGGATTATCCGCCTGTAAACAAGATTACGGTTGTTCCTCGTAGCCATGGTGTCGGCGGATTCACCCAGTACCGCGAAGAAGAAGAGAAGAACTTCCAGACAAAGAAAGACATGCTTAACGAAGTAGACGCTCTTCTTGGAGGACGCGCTGCCGAACAGATTGTACTCGGTGATATTTCTACAGGAGCATCAAACGATATTGCTCAGGCTACAAATATTCTTAAGCGCATGATAATTGATTTTGGAATGAGCGACCGCTTTCGCAATATGACGCTCGGTAAGGGTGTGCTGGGTAACGCCGGCAGCGAACCTGTTCTTGTACGTGAATTCAGTGAAGATACGCAGAAGTTTATTGATGACGAGATTGCGCGTGTAATGGATGAGCGCTATACACACGTTCTTTCGCTTCTTGAGTCACACAAAACACTGCTTGACTATATTTCTTCGCGCCTTCTTGAAAAAGAAACCATGGACGGCAAGGAATTCATGGAAATAATCAAAGCAGAAGACCACTGCAAGGAACTGGAGTCGGCGGCAACCGCGAATGCTGCTGCCCAACAGAATGGTGGCGCAGAAAATCTTCCTGCAGTAACAGAAGAAAAACCGGCGCGAAAGCGTGCTTCTTCAAAGAAAGCAACTTCTGCCGCAGAAAAAGACGCGGGCGCAGAAACAAAACCTGCCCGCCGTGGAAGAAAGCCTGCAGCAAAAAAAGAAGATAAATAA
- a CDS encoding Rpn family recombination-promoting nuclease/putative transposase, which translates to MFGKVMQDREICAGVIERLLGIKVGKIKYPKLQKVIAPYYSTHGVRLDVYVENSTTVFDVEIQTTPVAALGKRMRYYQSMIDIDHLTQGNPYDVLKESYVLFLCKKVPYKEKRSVYKFERTSEGISAGDNSHWIVYNLEQSKEESDASLRAFMEYVGSGNSTENDALVERIAHTVEKLKRNELFRDEYRAMNLHDYDKLSQGRAQGRKEGIALGRQEGIAQGLQKGMAQGRQEGILMTARGLIEIGLSLEQITKVTGLSLEQVTALKDKK; encoded by the coding sequence ATGTTCGGGAAAGTGATGCAGGACAGAGAAATTTGTGCAGGTGTGATTGAGCGGCTTTTGGGAATAAAGGTCGGTAAGATTAAATACCCGAAGCTTCAGAAAGTAATTGCGCCTTATTACAGCACTCACGGCGTACGGCTTGATGTCTACGTAGAAAATAGCACAACAGTCTTCGATGTAGAAATACAGACGACACCGGTGGCAGCACTCGGAAAGAGAATGCGCTATTACCAGAGCATGATAGACATAGACCACCTTACGCAGGGGAATCCGTATGACGTACTTAAGGAAAGTTATGTCCTGTTTTTGTGCAAGAAAGTGCCGTACAAAGAAAAACGCAGTGTTTACAAATTTGAGCGTACAAGCGAAGGTATAAGCGCAGGTGACAATTCGCACTGGATAGTTTATAATTTGGAACAGAGTAAAGAAGAAAGCGACGCAAGCCTTCGTGCATTTATGGAATACGTGGGCAGCGGAAATTCTACAGAAAACGATGCTTTGGTAGAACGCATTGCGCATACTGTAGAAAAACTTAAAAGGAACGAACTGTTCAGGGACGAATACAGGGCAATGAATTTACACGATTACGACAAGTTATCACAAGGAAGAGCGCAAGGTCGCAAAGAAGGAATAGCGCTGGGACGCCAGGAAGGAATAGCGCAAGGGCTTCAGAAAGGAATGGCTCAAGGACGGCAGGAAGGTATATTGATGACTGCACGTGGATTGATAGAAATAGGTCTTTCTCTTGAGCAGATTACCAAAGTGACAGGCCTTAGTCTGGAACAGGTCACCGCGCTTAAAGATAAGAAGTAG